The following proteins come from a genomic window of Phnomibacter ginsenosidimutans:
- a CDS encoding chorismate mutase — protein MSTQAVEKISLAQEAWEKRPLIISGPCSAETEEQVIETAQRLAKTGKVNAIRAGIWKPRTRPGSFEGVGTKGLPWMQQARKITGLPVAVEVATAKQVEDALHFDVDILWIGARTTVNPFSVQEIADALKGVKVPVLIKNPINPDLELWIGAAERVAKAGIDQIGLIHRGFSNYGNTEYRNAPMWHLAIEMKRRNPGMMMINDPSHICGRRDILQDVAQKAIDLDFDGLIVETHIDPDNAWSDAKQQITPEVFGEMLDRIVWRKEDIDSADFHSVLEKMRQQINHLDDELMTLLGQRMKIADKIGQYKKDNAVTILQTSRWNEILERAYQKGDPLGLSKEFITRYMDAVHMESINRQNKIMNS, from the coding sequence ATGAGTACTCAAGCAGTCGAAAAGATTTCACTGGCCCAGGAAGCCTGGGAGAAAAGACCATTGATTATTAGTGGACCTTGTAGCGCTGAAACAGAAGAACAAGTCATTGAAACGGCACAACGCCTTGCGAAAACCGGAAAGGTAAATGCCATTCGTGCAGGCATTTGGAAACCCCGTACACGCCCCGGAAGTTTTGAAGGAGTGGGTACCAAAGGTTTGCCCTGGATGCAGCAGGCCCGCAAAATCACTGGTTTGCCCGTAGCTGTGGAAGTGGCTACAGCCAAGCAGGTAGAAGATGCCTTGCATTTTGATGTAGACATTCTCTGGATTGGTGCCCGCACCACGGTAAACCCTTTTAGTGTGCAGGAAATTGCTGATGCGCTTAAAGGTGTGAAAGTGCCGGTACTCATTAAGAATCCTATTAACCCCGATCTCGAATTGTGGATTGGTGCAGCAGAACGTGTGGCCAAAGCTGGTATCGATCAGATTGGGTTGATTCACCGTGGCTTTAGCAACTACGGCAATACCGAATACCGCAATGCGCCCATGTGGCACTTAGCCATCGAAATGAAGCGTCGTAATCCGGGTATGATGATGATCAACGATCCATCACATATCTGTGGCCGTCGGGATATTTTGCAGGATGTAGCGCAAAAAGCCATTGACCTCGACTTTGATGGGTTGATTGTTGAAACCCACATCGATCCGGACAATGCATGGAGCGATGCCAAGCAACAAATTACACCGGAAGTATTTGGTGAAATGCTCGACCGGATTGTTTGGCGGAAAGAAGACATAGACTCTGCTGATTTTCATAGTGTGCTTGAAAAAATGCGTCAGCAAATCAACCACCTGGATGATGAGCTGATGACCTTGCTCGGACAACGCATGAAGATTGCTGACAAAATTGGTCAATACAAAAAGGACAACGCAGTGACCATTTTGCAAACATCACGTTGGAATGAAATTCTGGAACGTGCTTATCAAAAAGGTGATCCGTTGGGATTGAGCAAAGAGTTCATTACCCGCTACATGGATGCTGTACACATGGAGAGCATCAATCGTCAGAACAAAATCATGAACAGCTAA
- the aroB gene encoding 3-dehydroquinate synthase: MIQQEMVIAGSTVQYVFDAGLSKLSSLCDKKTTVIITDENVFAAHGSKMKGWRTIVLKPGEAYKQQSAIDSILGQLMEMEADRSTTLVGIGGGVVTDMTGYAGAVYMRGVRTGFVPTTLLAMVDASIGGKNGVDVGVYKNLVGTIRQPAFLLFDTALLQTLPELEWQNGFAEIIKHAAIKDATMFNDLQQHDLHYFQQHKAALKQLVMKNALLKTSVVKKDPFEKGDRKLLNFGHTLGHAIENDQQLSHGYAVAVGMVYAAHLSQQLLQFKQPLELIQTIEQYGLPTHAAFDMQRALYNMRHDKKRVRDVMHFVLLQKLGKAVVHPIAIKQLEKLLLSH; the protein is encoded by the coding sequence ATGATACAACAGGAAATGGTCATTGCGGGTAGTACCGTGCAGTATGTGTTTGATGCCGGGCTAAGTAAGCTGAGTTCGTTGTGCGATAAAAAAACCACAGTCATCATTACTGATGAAAACGTGTTTGCCGCACATGGCAGCAAAATGAAAGGCTGGCGAACCATTGTACTCAAGCCAGGCGAAGCGTACAAACAACAGTCGGCCATAGATAGCATTCTTGGCCAGCTGATGGAGATGGAAGCTGACCGCAGCACCACACTCGTAGGCATTGGCGGCGGCGTAGTTACCGATATGACGGGCTATGCCGGCGCTGTGTACATGCGGGGTGTTCGCACTGGTTTTGTGCCCACTACTTTGTTGGCCATGGTCGATGCATCGATTGGTGGTAAAAACGGGGTAGATGTAGGCGTGTATAAAAATCTGGTGGGTACTATTCGTCAACCGGCTTTCCTGTTGTTCGATACAGCATTGTTGCAAACATTGCCCGAGTTGGAATGGCAAAATGGTTTTGCTGAAATCATCAAGCATGCTGCTATCAAAGATGCCACCATGTTCAATGATTTACAGCAACACGACTTACATTATTTTCAACAACACAAAGCTGCTTTGAAACAGCTGGTGATGAAAAATGCGTTGCTGAAAACTTCAGTGGTGAAAAAGGATCCTTTTGAAAAAGGCGACCGGAAACTGCTGAACTTTGGGCATACGCTTGGGCATGCCATTGAAAATGACCAGCAACTATCGCATGGGTATGCAGTAGCAGTGGGTATGGTGTATGCGGCGCATTTGTCGCAGCAGCTGTTGCAATTTAAGCAACCGCTGGAGCTGATTCAAACCATTGAGCAATACGGATTGCCTACGCATGCCGCTTTTGATATGCAACGGGCATTGTACAACATGCGCCACGATAAAAAACGGGTGCGGGATGTAATGCACTTTGTATTGCTGCAAAAGCTGGGCAAGGCTGTTGTGCATCCCATAGCAATTAAGCAGCTTGAAAAACTGTTGTTATCTCACTAA
- the aroA gene encoding 3-phosphoshikimate 1-carboxyvinyltransferase, giving the protein MVVGIQPGKISGSVTANASKSAMQRACAAALLKKGETIIHNPGNSNDDLAALAIIKAMGAEVMANEADNSLRIMGKGLPFLHQPEQAAIHCGESGLSIRMFTPIAALAMQPVTITGEGSLTVRPMHFFQEVLPQLGVQVQTNNGLVPMQVSGPLQPTDITVDGSLSSQFLTGLLMAYAAANASGVSIYVNDLKSKPYIDLTLQVMKQFGLKTPINHQYERFEFTSEEAAAGTDHFAVEGDWSGAAFLLVAGAVSNEVLVKGIYNSSRQADKKIIDAILDAGAQVRVEEEQVWVKKDKLEAFVFDATDCPDLFPPLVALAANCTGVTHIKGLRRLKHKESDRGVTLREEFAKLGVRIDLNDDVMLVHGTGELRVNNFTLNSHHDHRIAMAAAVAAINADFGIQIRNADAINKSYPDFWKHLAALGISVQNQSTLVK; this is encoded by the coding sequence ATGGTAGTAGGCATACAACCAGGAAAAATATCGGGCAGTGTAACTGCCAATGCCAGCAAGAGTGCCATGCAACGGGCTTGTGCTGCTGCATTGCTGAAGAAAGGTGAAACCATCATTCATAACCCCGGCAATTCCAACGACGACCTGGCAGCATTGGCCATCATCAAAGCCATGGGGGCTGAAGTAATGGCCAATGAAGCAGACAACAGTTTACGCATCATGGGTAAAGGGTTGCCTTTTTTGCATCAGCCCGAACAGGCCGCTATTCATTGCGGTGAAAGTGGGTTGAGCATTCGCATGTTTACCCCCATTGCAGCACTGGCTATGCAACCCGTTACCATTACTGGTGAAGGTAGCCTCACGGTAAGGCCCATGCACTTTTTTCAGGAAGTGTTGCCGCAACTGGGTGTACAGGTACAAACCAATAACGGGCTTGTGCCCATGCAGGTGAGTGGACCTTTGCAGCCAACAGATATTACCGTTGATGGTTCATTGAGTTCTCAGTTTCTTACAGGTTTGCTCATGGCCTATGCTGCGGCCAATGCCAGCGGCGTCAGCATTTATGTAAACGACCTGAAGAGCAAGCCTTATATCGATCTCACCCTGCAGGTGATGAAACAGTTTGGATTGAAAACGCCCATCAATCATCAGTACGAAAGATTTGAATTTACATCTGAAGAAGCTGCTGCTGGTACAGACCATTTTGCTGTAGAAGGCGACTGGAGCGGTGCTGCATTTTTGTTAGTAGCTGGCGCTGTTTCCAATGAAGTATTGGTAAAAGGCATTTACAACAGTTCCCGACAGGCCGATAAAAAAATCATTGATGCCATCCTCGATGCAGGTGCACAGGTGAGGGTAGAAGAAGAACAGGTGTGGGTGAAAAAAGACAAACTCGAAGCTTTTGTATTTGATGCCACGGATTGTCCGGATTTGTTTCCGCCGCTGGTAGCATTAGCTGCTAATTGCACAGGCGTTACGCACATCAAAGGACTACGCCGCCTGAAGCACAAAGAGAGTGACCGTGGAGTAACCCTGCGGGAAGAATTTGCCAAGCTGGGTGTTCGCATAGACCTCAATGATGATGTGATGTTGGTGCATGGCACCGGTGAATTGCGGGTGAATAATTTTACGCTCAATTCGCATCATGACCACCGCATCGCCATGGCAGCTGCAGTGGCGGCTATCAATGCAGATTTTGGTATTCAAATTCGCAATGCCGATGCTATCAATAAATCGTATCCTGATTTCTGGAAGCATTTGGCAGCGTTGGGTATTTCTGTACAAAACCAATCCACGTTGGTTAAATAA
- a CDS encoding chorismate synthase, with the protein MNQFGKLFRVSIFGESHGPAVGITIDGLPTGLPLSAADFLPDLERRKGGTQKGTTPRQEDDYPIFQTGLFQGRTTGAPLTIIFENKNTRSGDYQKQRSVPRPGHADWTAHHKYGGFEDFRGGGHFSGRLTVCVVAAGVIAKKLLGNATVSSNILSIAGEPTIEAGLEKAIAAKDSVGGIVDCRITGLPAGLGEPFWDSAESLLSHAVFAIPAVRGIEFGTGFAAANMFGVEHNDAIISNDGRTETNHAGGIVGGITNGNEVYFKIAIKPTSSTPKDQFTLNWETGEMESFSVKGRHDLCIALRVPPVLEAVAAMVMADLMMQQGLVPRIWQAPVYHVTTKAAWEQALQLGKYEAPSLHTEGFIHTSDAHQVAGVLERFYAGQTDLLRLCIDPAQLDVPLKYEAASDVPELFPHIYGPIPVQAVIAVEAL; encoded by the coding sequence ATGAATCAGTTTGGAAAATTGTTCCGCGTCAGCATATTTGGTGAATCTCACGGTCCGGCGGTGGGCATTACCATTGATGGATTGCCCACTGGATTGCCCCTGAGTGCAGCCGATTTTTTGCCCGACTTGGAGCGTAGAAAAGGCGGCACCCAGAAAGGCACCACGCCCCGTCAGGAAGATGATTATCCCATTTTTCAAACGGGATTATTTCAAGGCCGTACTACGGGTGCACCACTCACCATCATTTTCGAAAACAAGAATACCCGCAGCGGCGATTACCAAAAGCAACGCTCCGTGCCTCGCCCCGGCCACGCCGATTGGACAGCACACCACAAGTATGGCGGCTTCGAAGATTTTCGCGGTGGTGGTCATTTCAGCGGCCGCCTTACCGTGTGTGTGGTAGCTGCAGGTGTGATTGCTAAAAAGTTGTTGGGCAATGCCACTGTTAGTTCCAATATATTATCAATAGCCGGCGAACCAACCATTGAAGCGGGACTGGAAAAAGCCATAGCGGCCAAGGACTCTGTGGGTGGTATTGTTGATTGCCGCATCACCGGATTGCCCGCAGGTTTGGGCGAACCCTTTTGGGATTCTGCAGAATCACTGTTGAGCCATGCCGTGTTTGCCATTCCGGCCGTTCGTGGTATTGAGTTTGGTACCGGTTTTGCTGCCGCCAACATGTTTGGTGTAGAGCACAACGATGCCATTATCAGCAACGATGGCCGCACCGAAACCAACCATGCTGGTGGCATTGTCGGAGGCATAACCAATGGCAACGAAGTGTATTTTAAAATAGCTATCAAGCCGACATCTTCCACACCAAAAGATCAATTCACATTGAACTGGGAAACCGGTGAAATGGAAAGTTTTTCTGTAAAAGGAAGACACGATTTGTGCATTGCGTTGCGGGTACCACCAGTATTGGAAGCCGTGGCTGCCATGGTAATGGCCGACCTCATGATGCAGCAAGGATTGGTGCCCCGTATTTGGCAGGCGCCGGTGTATCATGTTACCACCAAAGCTGCCTGGGAGCAAGCTTTACAATTGGGTAAATACGAAGCCCCATCGCTGCATACAGAAGGGTTTATTCATACCAGCGATGCGCATCAGGTTGCAGGCGTACTCGAACGCTTCTATGCCGGGCAAACGGATTTGCTGCGTTTGTGTATCGACCCTGCCCAACTGGATGTGCCGTTGAAATACGAAGCCGCTTCAGATGTACCGGAACTGTTTCCACATATTTACGGACCCATTCCGGTGCAGGCTGTAATTGCCGTAGAAGCATTATAA
- a CDS encoding polyprenyl synthetase family protein, producing MHSLAELTRLFAARFDVNHFPEKPATLYDPNRYFLQLGGKRIRPLLVLMGNELVDDIKEDAWHAAFAIELFHNFTLIHDDIMDAAALRRGMQTVHHKYGQNTAILAGDVMLVKAYDYLNLLHRDVSRPVVALFNKTAAEVCEGQQLDIDFEQQPNVQLEEYIEMIRLKTSVLIAAALKMGAIIGGAGKGNQEHLYAFGENLGIAFQVQDDYLDAFGDPEKFGKEVGGDIRQNKKTFLAIHTRDVASEAQRQQLQTLMQENPADKVQQVLSIMKACGVDEWALQLKQQYFDKAMQHLDAVAVMSSRKQQLFDLANFLIARDH from the coding sequence ATGCATAGTCTGGCAGAGTTGACCCGTTTGTTTGCAGCCCGTTTCGATGTGAATCATTTTCCGGAGAAGCCGGCCACCTTGTACGATCCCAACCGTTACTTTTTGCAATTGGGCGGCAAGCGCATTCGCCCCTTGCTGGTGCTCATGGGCAATGAGTTGGTTGACGACATCAAAGAAGATGCCTGGCATGCGGCTTTTGCCATTGAGTTGTTTCACAATTTCACCCTCATACACGACGATATTATGGATGCTGCGGCCCTGCGCCGGGGCATGCAAACCGTGCACCATAAGTACGGCCAAAATACAGCCATACTGGCGGGTGATGTCATGCTGGTGAAAGCCTACGATTACCTCAACCTGTTGCACCGCGATGTGAGCCGCCCTGTTGTTGCACTCTTCAACAAAACTGCTGCAGAAGTATGCGAAGGCCAGCAACTCGACATTGATTTTGAACAGCAACCCAATGTGCAGCTGGAAGAATACATAGAAATGATTCGCCTCAAAACATCTGTGCTCATTGCTGCTGCGTTAAAGATGGGTGCCATTATTGGTGGTGCGGGCAAAGGCAACCAGGAACATCTGTATGCGTTTGGCGAAAACCTCGGCATTGCTTTTCAGGTGCAAGACGATTACCTCGATGCCTTTGGCGACCCGGAGAAGTTTGGCAAAGAAGTGGGCGGCGATATCCGGCAGAACAAAAAAACATTCCTCGCCATTCATACCCGTGATGTAGCCAGCGAAGCGCAGCGCCAGCAATTGCAAACGCTGATGCAGGAAAACCCCGCCGATAAAGTGCAGCAGGTGCTCAGCATTATGAAAGCCTGCGGGGTAGATGAATGGGCTTTGCAACTGAAGCAACAGTATTTTGACAAGGCCATGCAGCACCTCGATGCTGTGGCCGTGATGAGCAGCAGAAAACAACAATTGTTCGATTTGGCCAATTTCCTGATAGCCCGAGACCATTAA
- a CDS encoding amino acid permease, whose amino-acid sequence MSLFRKKSISAMSADAGHDGHGHGLNKILTVKDLTYLGIAAVVGAGIFSTIGSAAADGGPGISLLFVITAITCGFSALCYAEFASRVPVSGSAYTYAYVSFGELVAWIIGWALILEYAIGNIVVAISWSSYFNNLLQGINIHLPFWMTTNSSAASEAYTAVQQSLATGKVADADMLEIINGYNSAPMLMGHKLFMNIPAFVIVALITALAYKGIQESKKSANAMVIFKIAVIILVIILGFFYVNTDNWNPFMPNGFKGVLQGVSAVFYAYIGFDAISTTAEECKNPQRDLPRGMMYSLLICTILYILIALVLTGMVNYSELNVDDPLAYVFDKLGLKWIGYIISISAVIATTSVLLVFQLGQPRIWMSMSRDGLLPGAFGKIHPKYKTPAFATIVTGLLVGIPTLFVPGSLMTDLTSIGTLFAFVIVSGGVLLLPRINGNQQAGKFKLPYINGQIIIPVLVAAFIYAFRTRFSEAISNFGHENHQEILFLLFVAIAIVVAVYSILKKLSVIPVLGALSCMYLMIEIPTISWLWFFAWMVLGLALYFVYGYRKSKLANTAA is encoded by the coding sequence ATGTCACTGTTTAGAAAGAAAAGTATTTCGGCCATGTCTGCCGATGCCGGCCACGATGGCCACGGACACGGGCTCAATAAAATTCTGACCGTAAAAGACCTTACCTATCTCGGCATTGCTGCGGTAGTGGGTGCCGGTATTTTTTCTACCATTGGCTCTGCCGCGGCAGATGGTGGCCCCGGTATTTCTTTGCTCTTTGTGATCACCGCCATTACCTGTGGTTTTTCGGCGCTGTGCTATGCAGAGTTTGCCAGCCGGGTGCCGGTAAGTGGTAGTGCCTACACCTATGCATATGTAAGTTTTGGCGAACTCGTAGCCTGGATTATTGGCTGGGCCCTCATTCTCGAATATGCCATTGGCAATATTGTGGTGGCCATCAGCTGGAGCAGTTATTTCAACAATCTTTTGCAGGGCATCAATATTCACCTGCCGTTTTGGATGACCACCAACAGCAGTGCTGCCAGCGAAGCGTATACTGCGGTGCAACAATCTTTGGCTACGGGCAAAGTAGCCGATGCAGATATGTTGGAAATCATCAATGGCTATAACAGTGCCCCCATGCTCATGGGCCACAAACTGTTTATGAATATTCCGGCGTTTGTGATTGTGGCACTGATTACCGCCCTGGCTTACAAAGGCATTCAGGAAAGTAAGAAGAGTGCCAATGCCATGGTGATTTTCAAAATAGCCGTGATAATACTCGTCATCATTCTCGGTTTCTTTTATGTAAATACCGATAACTGGAACCCATTTATGCCCAATGGATTTAAGGGCGTATTGCAGGGGGTAAGTGCTGTATTCTATGCCTACATTGGTTTTGATGCCATCAGTACCACAGCCGAAGAATGTAAAAATCCGCAGCGGGATTTGCCCCGGGGCATGATGTATTCGCTGCTCATTTGTACCATCCTGTACATCCTCATTGCGCTGGTGCTCACCGGCATGGTGAATTACTCTGAGCTCAATGTAGATGATCCTCTGGCGTATGTATTCGATAAGCTGGGCCTCAAGTGGATTGGTTACATCATCAGCATCAGTGCGGTCATTGCTACTACCAGTGTGTTGCTGGTGTTCCAATTGGGTCAGCCCCGCATTTGGATGAGCATGAGCCGCGATGGCCTGCTGCCCGGTGCTTTTGGTAAAATTCACCCCAAGTACAAAACGCCTGCCTTTGCTACCATTGTTACCGGTTTGCTGGTGGGCATTCCCACTTTGTTTGTGCCCGGCAGCCTCATGACCGACCTCACCAGTATTGGAACGCTCTTTGCCTTTGTGATTGTGAGTGGCGGTGTGCTGCTACTGCCCCGCATCAATGGCAACCAGCAGGCGGGCAAATTCAAACTGCCCTATATCAACGGGCAAATCATCATCCCCGTGTTGGTGGCAGCGTTCATCTATGCCTTCCGCACCCGCTTCAGCGAAGCCATTAGCAATTTTGGCCACGAAAACCACCAGGAAATTTTGTTCCTGCTCTTTGTTGCCATCGCCATTGTGGTAGCGGTGTACAGCATCCTCAAAAAACTGTCGGTGATACCCGTGCTCGGTGCCCTCAGCTGCATGTACCTCATGATTGAGATTCCCACCATCAGCTGGCTGTGGTTTTTTGCGTGGATGGTCCTCGGCCTTGCCCTGTATTTTGTGTACGGCTACCGCAAGTCGAAGCTGGCCAATACTGCAGCATAG
- a CDS encoding Smr/MutS family protein, with protein sequence MKFEIGDNVVVKHSNEDGKVVDILGDKMVLVEVRGVRFPAYTDQLDFPYFKQFSSKKLFEEKKPPKKYIEDVKREKNPPKYKVAEGLWLVFFPVFSKDVFDDDVVEELKIYLVNQTDNGLRFRFWLNYAGETEMELQNEVLALQDFYLMNIPFEHLNDSPSFEFEFSLITPQKSKAEYYEATYKPKGKQVFKQIEVLKQKGDAFFTQQLFDRYPDKTKIEAEPFVADPFSQLSKAGFKVVAGKKLPNTEPAPPSVLDLHIDKLTNDYRNMTAHEKLTLQLREFEKWLDKAELHYMKHLWVIHGVGSGRLKEEVHEMLKLRDNVKSFVSQYHPWYGHGATEIFLK encoded by the coding sequence ATGAAGTTTGAAATAGGCGACAACGTAGTAGTAAAGCACAGCAACGAAGACGGCAAAGTGGTAGACATTTTGGGCGACAAAATGGTGTTGGTAGAAGTGCGGGGCGTTCGTTTTCCGGCCTATACCGACCAGCTCGATTTTCCGTACTTCAAGCAGTTCAGTAGCAAAAAACTGTTTGAAGAAAAGAAGCCACCCAAAAAATACATTGAAGATGTAAAGCGGGAAAAAAATCCGCCCAAGTACAAAGTGGCCGAAGGCTTGTGGCTGGTTTTCTTCCCCGTATTCAGCAAAGATGTGTTTGACGATGATGTGGTGGAAGAACTCAAAATTTACCTCGTCAACCAAACGGACAATGGGCTCAGGTTTCGCTTTTGGCTCAACTATGCCGGCGAAACCGAAATGGAGCTGCAAAATGAAGTGCTGGCCCTGCAGGATTTTTACCTGATGAACATTCCCTTTGAGCACCTCAACGACAGCCCGTCTTTCGAGTTTGAGTTTAGCCTCATTACCCCGCAAAAAAGCAAGGCCGAATATTACGAAGCCACATACAAGCCCAAGGGCAAGCAGGTGTTCAAGCAAATAGAAGTGCTCAAACAAAAGGGTGATGCCTTTTTTACGCAGCAGCTATTCGACCGCTACCCCGACAAAACCAAGATAGAAGCGGAGCCTTTCGTAGCCGATCCTTTTTCGCAACTCAGCAAGGCCGGCTTTAAAGTAGTGGCCGGCAAAAAGCTACCCAATACCGAACCGGCGCCGCCTTCGGTGCTCGACCTGCACATTGATAAACTCACCAACGACTACCGCAACATGACGGCGCATGAAAAGCTGACGCTGCAGCTGCGGGAGTTTGAAAAATGGCTCGACAAAGCCGAGCTGCACTACATGAAACACCTGTGGGTAATACATGGCGTGGGCAGCGGCCGCCTGAAAGAAGAAGTACACGAAATGCTCAAGCTCCGCGACAATGTGAAGAGCTTTGTATCGCAATACCATCCCTGGTACGGCCATGGCGCAACGGAGATATTTTTGAAGTAA
- a CDS encoding Txe/YoeB family addiction module toxin produces the protein MQLSWDIHAWEDYLYWQQTDKAVMKKINELIKECLRTPFDGRGKPEALKANYAGYWSRRITGEHRLVYRVYEDRLHVVQCRYHY, from the coding sequence ATGCAGCTTTCGTGGGACATACACGCATGGGAAGATTATCTGTATTGGCAGCAAACAGATAAAGCGGTGATGAAAAAAATCAACGAACTGATTAAGGAATGTTTGCGTACACCATTTGATGGACGTGGTAAACCAGAGGCGCTAAAAGCCAACTATGCCGGCTATTGGAGCCGCCGAATCACCGGCGAACACCGCTTAGTGTATCGGGTGTATGAAGACAGATTGCATGTAGTGCAATGCAGGTATCATTATTGA
- a CDS encoding type II toxin-antitoxin system Phd/YefM family antitoxin, which translates to MKVINYTAFRAKMKDTLDSVTKDGETVMVNRNEKETAVIISLDEYNGLMETLHLMKSPANKARLDAAIARDKKGLSEKHALIEP; encoded by the coding sequence ATGAAAGTGATTAATTACACCGCATTCAGGGCCAAAATGAAGGACACACTTGATAGTGTGACCAAAGACGGCGAAACCGTGATGGTGAATCGCAATGAAAAGGAAACCGCTGTCATTATAAGCCTGGATGAATACAACGGCTTGATGGAAACCCTGCACCTGATGAAGTCGCCGGCCAACAAAGCCAGGCTCGACGCAGCAATCGCCAGAGATAAAAAAGGTCTGTCGGAAAAACATGCACTTATCGAACCCTGA
- a CDS encoding DMT family transporter, which yields MAWLYLILAACCEIAFAGSLKLTQNFSNLKWSVIFVTFYVLSIVLLNKAVQQIPIGTAYAVWTGIGAAGTVIIGILYYKEPVSFWRMFFLCTLILSIVGLKYFSETTATPA from the coding sequence ATGGCTTGGCTCTATCTCATACTCGCTGCCTGTTGCGAAATTGCTTTTGCCGGTAGTTTGAAACTCACACAAAACTTCAGCAACCTCAAATGGTCGGTCATATTTGTAACCTTCTATGTGCTGAGTATTGTGTTGCTGAACAAAGCGGTACAGCAAATACCCATTGGCACAGCATACGCAGTTTGGACGGGCATTGGCGCAGCAGGCACAGTAATCATTGGCATACTGTATTACAAAGAGCCGGTGAGCTTTTGGCGCATGTTCTTTTTGTGTACACTCATTCTGTCGATAGTAGGACTAAAATATTTTTCAGAAACAACTGCAACCCCGGCATAA